In Bacteroides cellulosilyticus, the genomic stretch CTGCACAGTAGTCCCCACTTTCCCGGGAGTATAACGGTCGGAAAGCCGTCCGCTAACCAGATTACCTACCACCATACCAAAGCCCGCCAATACCATCAGCGCGGTAATGCTTTCCGCAGTAAATCCGGATACCTCCGTCAACAACGGATTGATATAACTATACCAGCAGAAAACACCTCCGTTTCCTAAAGCCGTTGCACCCAAGATCAGCCAGGGAGCCGGTGTTTTCAGAAATTGGAATTGCCCCTTGAATCCTGTATCTTTCAATCCTTCCACATGAGGCACCCAACGCCAGATATAATAAAGTATAATCACACCCCAACAACCTACCAATAAGAAAGTGACACGCCAGGAAATGGAATTACTCAAAGAAGTACCCAGTGGAACTCCGAACAGATTGGCTATGGTCATCCCAGCTATCATTATTGATACAGCCTCGGAACCTTTTCCTTTATCAGCCAACTTTTCCGCCACAATAGAGGCTACTCCGAAATATGCACCATGAGGAAGTCCGGAGATAAAGCGTGCCAGCAATAATACCCAGTAGTTAGGTGCCAGTGCCGCACAGGTATTTCCTATCATCATCAAGGTAACCAATACCAGTAAAATATGTTTTAATGGATGCTTACGGGCTAAGATCAATACAGGTGCACCTACACAAACTCCCAAAGCGTATGCGGAAATAAAATGCCCCGCAACAGGGATACTGATACCTAAATCTTTAGCCACATCGGGCAAGATACCCATCATGACAAATTCGGCAATCCCTAATCCCAAGGTGCCGAATGCTAATGCGATAAGACTCTTCTTCATTCCTATTTTTACCTACAAAAAACTAATCTTTTACCGGGGCGCAAAGGTAGTGTTTTTTTTATTTCAATGATAAACTATTTGAGTCTCCGTTTTGTTTTTATAGATAAACAGAATATAAAGATGAAAACAATTATTATAAGTATTTTTATGGCAATGATGGCAATAGCTGCTCAGGCACAGCAAAAGAGTTTCTACGACTTTACAGTCAAGACCATTGACGGAGAAGATATATCACTTTCCACCTTTAAAGGTAAAAAAGTGCTGGTAGTTAATGTCGCTTCCAAATGTGGATTTACTCCGCAATACGCTAAGCTCGAAGAGTTATATGAGAAGTATGGAAAGGATAATTTTGTAATAATCGGCTTTCCTGCTAATAATTTCCTGAGTCAGGAGCCGGGCAGTAATGAGGAAATCAAAGAATTTTGTACATTGAATTATGGAGTAACCTTTCCTATGATGGCTAAAATCTCTGTAAAGGGAAAAGACATTGCTCCTTTGTATAAATGGTTAACCCAGAAGAGCGAGAATGGTGTGCAAGACGCAAAAGTCGGTTGGAATTTCCATAAATTCCTGATTGATGAAAACGGAAAATGGGTAGCTTCTTATGGTTCAAGTACCAATCCGTTATCGGAGGAAATAGTGAAATGGATTGAAAAGTAGCTTTCCAGTCTACTAAAAAATAGCCGGGAGTGCAAATCAAATGCACTTCCGGCTTATTTTAAACAGTTCTTATCCTTGCGTCATTGCCTGTACTCCGATTACACCTGCAATGGCAGTGGCTACGGCAATAATCACTTTTAATATCACATTCCAACTCGTTTTCTTCATAGAAATCTTCTTTAGCTTTAATTATTAGTTTTCGTTAACCGAGAGGATTTTCATCCAGTCCTCCGCCGCCCGGGTTGTCTCCCGAACCACTATCCGAACCACCTCCCGTAGGAACATTCGATAACCCTTTCAGATAATCGTCCAGACTGACCAGATCCAACTTTTCACCGGCGCGGGTAGCAGCCTTGGTTATCTTCAACTCCTTATTGGCTTGGAAGCAGATACGGACACTATCCACGCTCTTAGCTGTAATATCCTCCGCCTTATCCGATCCTTTCGACTTGGCAGCCAGCATAAATACGCCCAATCCGGCAATATTCACCGTCTTACCTTCCAACAACTGTTCTTTCAACTTCTCTACAAAGTTCTGTACTACACTTCTGATATCACCGATAGACAGCGATGAACGATCCTGCATCTTTTGGGCAATAAATGCCAGATTCACACTTTGTCCTAAAGTTACTAATTGCGGGAAATACTTTTTGGGAGAATTCTCAACCCGAGGGTCAGACGGTCTCTCCACCGTTCTAAAAATTACACTCATTCTACTTTTTTCATTTAGAGATTTAAATTCCGTTTTAATTCACTTCGCTGATCA encodes the following:
- the araJ gene encoding MFS transporter AraJ — its product is MKKSLIALAFGTLGLGIAEFVMMGILPDVAKDLGISIPVAGHFISAYALGVCVGAPVLILARKHPLKHILLVLVTLMMIGNTCAALAPNYWVLLLARFISGLPHGAYFGVASIVAEKLADKGKGSEAVSIMIAGMTIANLFGVPLGTSLSNSISWRVTFLLVGCWGVIILYYIWRWVPHVEGLKDTGFKGQFQFLKTPAPWLILGATALGNGGVFCWYSYINPLLTEVSGFTAESITALMVLAGFGMVVGNLVSGRLSDRYTPGKVGTTVQAMICIVLLLIFFLSPYPWLSALLMCLCTAGLFAVSSPEQVLIIRVAKGGEMLGAACVQVAFNLGNAIGAYVGGLAISGGYRYPALAGVPFAMVGFILFLTFYKKYQAKY
- a CDS encoding glutathione peroxidase codes for the protein MKTIIISIFMAMMAIAAQAQQKSFYDFTVKTIDGEDISLSTFKGKKVLVVNVASKCGFTPQYAKLEELYEKYGKDNFVIIGFPANNFLSQEPGSNEEIKEFCTLNYGVTFPMMAKISVKGKDIAPLYKWLTQKSENGVQDAKVGWNFHKFLIDENGKWVASYGSSTNPLSEEIVKWIEK
- a CDS encoding smalltalk protein; amino-acid sequence: MKKTSWNVILKVIIAVATAIAGVIGVQAMTQG
- a CDS encoding HU family DNA-binding protein, producing MSVIFRTVERPSDPRVENSPKKYFPQLVTLGQSVNLAFIAQKMQDRSSLSIGDIRSVVQNFVEKLKEQLLEGKTVNIAGLGVFMLAAKSKGSDKAEDITAKSVDSVRICFQANKELKITKAATRAGEKLDLVSLDDYLKGLSNVPTGGGSDSGSGDNPGGGGLDENPLG